One Streptomyces sp. ML-6 genomic region harbors:
- a CDS encoding pirin family protein — protein MSNLDRQATLSVCGGRGFVVAEPVRELLSPRHVRLGESTEVRRLLPNLGRRMVGAWAFVDHYGPDDIADEPGMQVPPHPHMGLQTVSWLHNGEVLHRDSLGSLRTIRPRELGLMTSGRAISHSEESPRPHARFLHGAQLWVALPEAHRHVEPHFQHHTDLPTVTAPGLTATLILGELDGAASPGTVYTPIVGADLALTAGAEARLPVDPDFEYAVLSMSGRAEVDGVPVLPGSMLYLGCGRTGLPLRADTEAGLMLLGGEPFEEEIVMWWNFVGRTDEEIRRARDDWMTSDRFGEVKGYDGDRLPAPEVPATHLKARGRTR, from the coding sequence ATGAGCAATCTCGATCGCCAGGCCACCCTCTCCGTCTGCGGAGGACGGGGCTTCGTCGTCGCCGAGCCCGTACGTGAACTCCTCAGCCCCCGCCACGTCCGGCTGGGGGAGTCCACCGAGGTCCGCAGGCTGCTCCCCAACCTGGGCCGCCGGATGGTCGGGGCCTGGGCCTTCGTCGACCACTACGGCCCCGACGACATCGCCGACGAACCCGGGATGCAGGTGCCGCCCCACCCCCACATGGGCCTGCAGACGGTCAGCTGGCTGCACAACGGCGAGGTCCTGCACCGGGACAGCCTCGGCAGCCTCCGGACGATCCGCCCGCGCGAACTCGGTCTGATGACCTCGGGCCGGGCCATCAGCCACTCCGAGGAGAGCCCGAGGCCGCACGCCAGGTTTCTGCACGGCGCCCAGCTCTGGGTGGCGCTCCCCGAGGCCCACCGCCACGTCGAACCCCACTTCCAGCACCACACCGACCTGCCGACCGTCACCGCCCCCGGCCTCACCGCCACCCTGATCCTGGGCGAACTCGACGGGGCTGCCTCGCCCGGCACCGTCTACACCCCGATCGTCGGCGCCGACCTGGCCCTGACCGCCGGCGCCGAGGCGCGGCTGCCGGTCGACCCGGACTTCGAGTACGCGGTGCTCTCGATGTCCGGCCGGGCGGAGGTCGACGGCGTGCCGGTACTGCCCGGCTCCATGCTCTACCTCGGCTGCGGCCGCACCGGACTCCCCCTGCGCGCGGACACCGAGGCGGGGCTCATGCTCCTGGGCGGCGAGCCCTTCGAGGAGGAGATCGTCATGTGGTGGAACTTCGTGGGCCGCACGGACGAGGAGATCCGCAGGGCGAGGGACGACTGGATGACGTCCGACCGCTTCGGCGAGGTGAAGGGCTACGACGGCGACCGCCTGCCCGCCCCCGAGGTGCCGGCGACCCACCTGAAGGCCCGGGGCAGAACGCGCTGA